The Acinetobacter sp. GSS19 genome includes a region encoding these proteins:
- the msrB gene encoding peptide-methionine (R)-S-oxide reductase MsrB, whose translation MGKLNKTDREWQRELSPEEFRITRQKGTEPAFTGKYWNSKQHGTYVCRCCGAELFSSETKYDSGSGWPSFYRPVNSAAIEEHQDSSYGMNRTEIVCHHCDAHLGHVFPDGPEPTGLRYCVNSASLELKTQEKTDEENYP comes from the coding sequence ATGGGAAAACTCAATAAAACAGACCGAGAATGGCAAAGAGAGTTATCACCAGAAGAGTTTCGCATTACGCGTCAAAAGGGAACGGAGCCTGCTTTTACCGGTAAATACTGGAACAGCAAACAGCATGGAACCTATGTGTGTCGCTGCTGTGGTGCAGAATTGTTTTCGTCTGAAACCAAATATGACAGTGGCAGTGGCTGGCCAAGTTTTTACCGTCCTGTCAACTCTGCTGCGATTGAAGAGCATCAGGACAGTTCCTATGGTATGAACAGAACTGAAATCGTTTGTCATCATTGTGACGCACATTTGGGGCATGTCTTCCCGGATGGTCCTGAACCGACAGGACTGCGTTATTGCGTAAATTCAGCCTCTTTAGAATTAAAAACACAAGAAAAAACCGATGAGGAAAATTATCCATGA
- a CDS encoding pyridoxal phosphate-dependent aminotransferase, whose protein sequence is MSVLGNTTPREIKKSSKLEHVCYDIRGPVLRAANEMEEQGHKIIKLNIGNPAPFGFEAPQEIINDVAMNLPNAVGYTDSKGIFPARKAICQYYQQKGVFGLTVKDVYIGNGVSELIMIAMQGLLDDGDEMLVPMPDYPLWTAAVNLSGGTAIHYKCDEENFWYPDIADMESKITPNTRGIVIINPNNPTGAVYPRHILEQIVALAKKYDLILFADEIYDKIVYDGIEHVSVASLAGDQLCISFNGLSKAYRIAGFRSGWMAITGDKSRAQDYIEGLDMLASMRLCANHQAQYAIQTALGGYQSINDLTRPGGRLYEQRNIAWEMLNEIPGVSCVKPEGAMYCFPRLDPNVYHIEDDEQLMLDLLRAEKVLLVQGTGFNWPSPDHFRVVFLPAENELREAINRLSRFLAKLRA, encoded by the coding sequence ATGTCCGTTTTAGGTAACACGACACCACGCGAAATTAAAAAATCGTCTAAGCTTGAGCATGTTTGCTATGACATTCGTGGACCAGTGTTACGAGCGGCCAATGAAATGGAAGAACAAGGGCATAAAATTATTAAGCTCAATATTGGTAACCCTGCTCCATTTGGCTTCGAAGCTCCACAAGAAATTATCAATGACGTTGCAATGAACCTGCCAAACGCAGTGGGTTATACCGATTCCAAAGGGATTTTCCCCGCACGTAAGGCCATCTGCCAATACTACCAGCAAAAAGGCGTGTTTGGCCTGACCGTTAAAGATGTCTATATTGGTAATGGTGTATCTGAACTCATCATGATTGCCATGCAAGGTCTGCTCGATGATGGCGATGAGATGCTGGTGCCAATGCCGGATTATCCGTTATGGACAGCTGCAGTAAACCTATCTGGTGGTACTGCGATCCACTATAAATGTGATGAAGAAAATTTCTGGTATCCGGACATCGCGGATATGGAAAGCAAAATCACGCCAAACACACGCGGGATTGTCATCATTAATCCGAACAATCCAACAGGTGCTGTGTATCCACGTCACATTCTGGAACAGATTGTGGCTTTGGCGAAGAAATATGACCTGATCCTGTTTGCTGACGAAATTTACGACAAAATTGTCTATGATGGCATCGAGCATGTCTCTGTCGCCTCTTTAGCAGGCGATCAGTTGTGTATTTCCTTTAATGGTCTGTCCAAAGCTTATCGTATTGCGGGTTTCCGTTCCGGCTGGATGGCAATTACCGGTGATAAATCCCGTGCACAAGATTATATTGAAGGTCTGGATATGCTGGCTTCAATGCGCTTGTGTGCCAACCACCAGGCTCAATATGCGATTCAAACCGCACTGGGCGGTTATCAATCGATAAATGATCTGACCCGTCCGGGCGGCCGTTTGTATGAACAGCGCAATATTGCCTGGGAAATGCTGAACGAAATTCCAGGGGTGTCTTGTGTCAAACCAGAAGGTGCAATGTACTGTTTCCCACGTCTTGACCCAAATGTTTACCATATTGAAGACGATGAACAACTGATGCTCGATCTGCTGCGTGCGGAGAAAGTATTGTTAGTACAAGGCACGGGGTTTAACTGGCCAAGCCCCGATCATTTCCGTGTGGTGTTCTTACCCGCAGAGAATGAATTGCGCGAAGCCATTAACCGTTTAAGCCGTTTCCTGGCAAAATTACGGGCCTGA
- a CDS encoding glutathione peroxidase — protein sequence MTNIYQFEAERLNGDTQSFADYRGKVLLIVNTASKCGFTPQFAGLEKLYQQYHAQGLEVLGFPCNQFGGQDPGTNQQIGEYCKKNYGVSFPMFAKIDVKGPEAHVLFRFLTREAKGLLGSQSIKWNFTKFLVGKNGEVLNRYAPTTKPEALAEDIEKALAQA from the coding sequence ATGACCAATATTTATCAGTTTGAAGCTGAACGTTTAAATGGGGATACCCAGTCTTTTGCCGACTATCGTGGCAAAGTTTTGTTGATCGTGAATACCGCAAGTAAATGTGGTTTTACGCCGCAATTTGCTGGATTAGAAAAACTTTATCAGCAGTACCATGCACAAGGACTGGAAGTTCTGGGATTTCCCTGTAACCAGTTCGGAGGGCAAGATCCCGGAACCAACCAGCAGATTGGTGAATACTGCAAAAAAAATTACGGGGTGAGCTTCCCGATGTTTGCCAAGATCGATGTGAAAGGTCCGGAAGCGCATGTCCTGTTCCGCTTCCTGACTCGGGAGGCCAAGGGCTTGTTAGGCAGCCAGAGTATTAAGTGGAATTTTACCAAGTTTTTGGTCGGTAAAAATGGTGAGGTATTAAACCGTTATGCACCGACCACCAAGCCCGAGGCTTTGGCCGAAGATATTGAAAAGGCGTTGGCACAAGCCTAA
- the dapC gene encoding succinyldiaminopimelate transaminase, whose amino-acid sequence MNSSLSLLHPYPFEKLNKLFQDVTPAALPLIPLSIGEPKHPAPEFVKQAIIDNFQHLSTYPNSKGLPELRQSIADWLTRRFKLNSISAEQHVLPVSGTREGIFSFVQALIKREDAPYVVMPNPFYQIYEGATLLAGAQPYFINCTEENHYLGDFDAVPAAVWEKTALLFVCTPGNPTGAVLSKEQFKKLIALSDQYGFVIASDECYSELWFDEAPTGLLEVCAELGRDDYKNCIVFHSLSKRSNLPGMRSGFVAGDAALLKPYLQYRTYHGAAMPVQHQLASISAWNDEAHVEENRQQYRAKFDLFQSELSHLLPLQKPDAGFYYWLKVDNDEVFAKMLMEKAHIKVLPGRYLSRDTEQGNPGENHVRMALVADLAQCEQVIQRLKAIL is encoded by the coding sequence ATGAACTCTAGTTTGTCATTATTGCATCCTTATCCTTTTGAAAAGTTAAACAAACTCTTTCAAGATGTTACCCCTGCGGCATTACCTTTGATTCCGTTATCGATTGGTGAGCCGAAACATCCTGCACCAGAGTTTGTGAAACAGGCGATTATTGACAACTTCCAGCATTTATCGACCTATCCCAACAGTAAGGGCTTGCCAGAATTACGCCAGAGCATTGCCGACTGGCTGACCCGTCGTTTCAAACTGAATAGCATCAGTGCTGAACAGCACGTCTTGCCCGTTTCCGGAACCCGTGAAGGGATTTTCTCCTTTGTACAGGCCCTGATCAAACGCGAAGATGCCCCTTATGTGGTGATGCCGAATCCGTTCTACCAGATTTATGAAGGTGCAACACTGCTCGCAGGTGCACAGCCATATTTCATTAACTGTACGGAAGAAAATCATTATCTTGGTGATTTTGATGCCGTACCAGCTGCAGTCTGGGAAAAAACAGCACTCCTCTTTGTCTGTACACCCGGTAATCCAACCGGTGCGGTGTTATCGAAAGAACAATTTAAAAAGTTGATTGCACTGTCAGATCAATACGGTTTCGTCATCGCTTCGGATGAATGCTACTCGGAATTGTGGTTTGATGAGGCTCCAACCGGTCTGCTAGAAGTGTGTGCAGAATTGGGTCGCGATGACTATAAAAACTGTATCGTGTTCCATTCGCTTTCAAAACGCTCTAACTTGCCCGGCATGCGTTCCGGTTTTGTCGCCGGTGATGCGGCATTATTAAAACCTTATCTGCAATACCGCACTTATCACGGTGCAGCAATGCCGGTTCAACACCAATTGGCGTCAATTTCAGCATGGAATGACGAAGCACATGTGGAAGAAAACCGTCAGCAGTACCGTGCGAAATTCGATTTGTTCCAATCTGAACTCAGTCATTTATTGCCTCTACAAAAACCAGATGCCGGTTTCTATTACTGGCTGAAAGTGGACAATGATGAAGTCTTTGCCAAGATGCTCATGGAAAAAGCCCATATCAAGGTACTTCCGGGCCGTTATTTATCGCGGGATACTGAACAGGGTAATCCGGGTGAAAACCATGTACGTATGGCTTTGGTCGCAGATCTTGCCCAGTGCGAGCAGGTCATCCAACGCTTAAAAGCGATTTTATAA